The following coding sequences are from one Fusobacterium perfoetens window:
- the rpsP gene encoding 30S ribosomal protein S16 → MLKLRLTRLGSKKNPVYRIAAMESSVKREGNAVAYLGNYYPLEDSKVTLKEEEILTFLQNGAQPTRTVKSLLVKAGVWAKFEESKRK, encoded by the coding sequence ATGTTAAAATTAAGATTAACAAGATTAGGAAGCAAAAAAAACCCAGTATACAGAATAGCAGCTATGGAATCTTCTGTTAAAAGAGAAGGAAATGCAGTAGCATACTTAGGAAACTACTATCCATTAGAAGATTCTAAAGTAACTTTAAAAGAAGAAGAAATCTTAACTTTCTTACAAAATGGAGCACAACCTACAAGAACTGTTAAATCTCTTCTAGTTAAAGCTGGAGTTTGGGCTAAATTTGAAGAATCTAAAAGAAAATAA
- the ileS gene encoding isoleucine--tRNA ligase — MYKKVSTSLNFVEREKEIEKFWEENKIFEKSIESRKGEKTYTFYDGPPTANGKPHIGHVLTRVIKDMVPRYRTMKGYDVPRKAGWDTHGLPVELEVEKLLGINGKEQIETYGLQPFIEECKKSVWKYKGMWEDFSKTVGFWADMENPYVTYDNNFIESEWWALKKIWEKGLLYKGFKIVPYCPRCGTPLSSHEVAQGYKDIKEKSAIVRFKVKDEDAYILAWTTTPWTLPSNVALCVNPNETYVKVKHEEYTYYMAEALVESVLKEDFEILERFTGKDLEYKEYEPLFRFVNPDKKCWYVTCDTYVTLTDGTGVVHIAPAFGEDDANVGRIYDLPFVQLVDAKGEMTKETDWAGVFCKKADKQILIDLDKKGLLFDAPNYEHSYPHCWRCDTPLIYYARESWFIKMTAVKEDLIKNNNKINWIPKSIGKGRFGDWLENVQDWGISRDRYWGTPLNVWECECGHRHAIGSIAELKEMSPNCPENIELHRPYIDAVTITCPHCGKQMTRVKEVIDCWFDSGSMPFAQHHYPFENEDLFKKQFPADFISEAVDQTRGWFYSLLAVSTLIFNEAPYKNVIVLGHVQDENGQKMSKSKGNAVDPFDALATYGADAIRWYFYINSAPWLPNRFHGKAVLEGQRKFMSTLWNTYAFYVLYAEIDQFDPTKYTLDKEKMTVMDKWLMSKLNTVVKGVDENLSDYKLLEAARLLQDFVDELSNWYVRRSRERFWVTDMTEDKITAYMTLYTALVTIAKTAAPMIPFMTEEIYQNLVRSVDKNAPESIHLCDFPVVDESAIDTALEADMDEVLQVVTLGRAARNAANIKNRQPIANIYVKAGHEVGELYQNIIKEELNIKNIHFVQDTSQFTSYTFKPQLKTLGQRYGKKVNEIRTLLAEIDGSKAKKQLDETGVLSLTLSDGEVANLAVEDLLIESGQTEGYMPLEDRGITVVLDTKLTPELIEEGFVREIISKIQSMRKEADFNVVDHIVLYEEGNDKIKDIISRNAYAIKNDTLTDEIVFGAAEGFVQEFNVNGEKVKFGVKVK, encoded by the coding sequence ATGTACAAAAAAGTATCTACCAGCTTAAATTTCGTAGAGAGAGAAAAAGAAATTGAAAAGTTCTGGGAAGAAAACAAGATTTTTGAAAAAAGTATCGAGTCAAGAAAAGGAGAAAAAACATATACTTTCTATGACGGACCACCTACAGCAAATGGTAAACCACATATAGGACATGTTTTAACTCGTGTAATAAAAGATATGGTTCCAAGATACAGAACAATGAAAGGTTATGATGTTCCAAGAAAAGCAGGTTGGGATACTCATGGACTTCCAGTTGAGCTTGAAGTTGAAAAGCTTTTAGGAATAAATGGAAAAGAACAAATTGAAACTTATGGATTACAACCATTTATTGAAGAATGTAAAAAAAGCGTATGGAAATACAAAGGAATGTGGGAAGACTTCTCTAAAACAGTAGGATTTTGGGCTGACATGGAAAATCCATATGTTACTTATGATAATAACTTTATAGAATCTGAATGGTGGGCTTTAAAGAAAATTTGGGAAAAAGGATTACTATATAAAGGATTTAAAATTGTTCCTTATTGCCCAAGATGTGGAACACCTTTATCAAGCCATGAAGTTGCTCAAGGGTATAAAGATATTAAAGAAAAATCTGCAATAGTAAGATTTAAAGTAAAAGATGAAGATGCATACATTTTAGCATGGACAACTACTCCATGGACTCTTCCATCAAATGTGGCTCTTTGTGTTAACCCTAACGAAACTTATGTAAAAGTTAAACATGAAGAATATACTTATTATATGGCAGAAGCTCTTGTAGAATCTGTATTAAAAGAAGATTTTGAAATTCTTGAAAGATTTACAGGAAAAGATTTAGAATATAAAGAATATGAACCATTATTCAGATTTGTAAATCCTGATAAAAAATGCTGGTATGTAACTTGTGACACTTATGTTACTCTTACTGATGGTACTGGAGTAGTTCATATTGCTCCTGCATTCGGGGAAGACGACGCAAATGTTGGAAGAATTTATGACTTACCTTTTGTACAATTAGTTGATGCTAAAGGAGAAATGACAAAAGAAACTGACTGGGCAGGAGTTTTCTGTAAAAAAGCAGATAAACAAATTCTTATTGATCTAGATAAAAAAGGATTATTATTTGATGCACCAAATTATGAACACAGTTATCCACATTGCTGGAGATGTGACACTCCTCTTATCTATTATGCAAGAGAATCTTGGTTTATCAAAATGACAGCAGTAAAAGAAGATTTAATTAAAAATAATAATAAAATTAACTGGATTCCAAAATCAATAGGAAAAGGTCGTTTCGGAGACTGGCTTGAAAATGTTCAAGACTGGGGAATCAGCCGTGACAGATATTGGGGAACTCCTCTTAATGTATGGGAATGTGAATGTGGACACAGACATGCAATAGGAAGCATTGCAGAACTTAAAGAAATGTCTCCTAATTGTCCTGAAAATATTGAACTTCACCGTCCATATATTGATGCTGTAACTATTACTTGTCCTCATTGTGGAAAACAAATGACAAGAGTTAAAGAAGTTATTGATTGTTGGTTTGACTCAGGTTCAATGCCTTTTGCTCAGCATCACTATCCATTTGAAAATGAAGATTTATTTAAGAAACAATTCCCAGCTGACTTTATTTCAGAAGCAGTTGACCAAACAAGAGGTTGGTTCTATTCACTTCTTGCTGTTTCTACATTAATTTTCAATGAAGCACCTTATAAAAATGTTATAGTTCTTGGACATGTTCAGGACGAAAATGGACAAAAAATGTCTAAATCTAAAGGAAATGCAGTTGATCCATTTGATGCACTTGCAACTTATGGAGCAGATGCAATTCGTTGGTATTTCTATATAAACTCAGCTCCTTGGCTTCCTAACAGATTCCATGGAAAAGCAGTTCTTGAAGGACAAAGAAAATTCATGTCAACTTTATGGAATACTTATGCGTTCTATGTTCTTTATGCTGAAATAGATCAGTTTGATCCTACAAAATATACACTAGATAAAGAAAAAATGACTGTTATGGATAAATGGCTTATGTCAAAACTAAATACAGTTGTTAAAGGTGTAGATGAAAACCTTTCTGATTACAAACTTCTTGAAGCAGCAAGACTATTACAAGATTTTGTTGACGAGTTAAGTAACTGGTATGTAAGAAGAAGCAGAGAGCGTTTCTGGGTAACTGATATGACAGAAGATAAAATCACTGCATATATGACATTATATACAGCTCTTGTTACAATAGCTAAAACAGCAGCTCCAATGATTCCATTTATGACAGAAGAAATTTATCAAAACTTAGTAAGAAGTGTTGATAAAAATGCTCCTGAAAGTATTCACTTATGTGACTTCCCTGTTGTTGATGAATCTGCAATAGATACAGCTTTAGAAGCTGATATGGATGAAGTTTTACAAGTTGTTACTCTTGGAAGAGCAGCAAGAAATGCAGCAAATATTAAAAATAGACAACCTATTGCAAATATTTATGTAAAAGCAGGACATGAAGTTGGAGAACTTTACCAAAATATAATCAAAGAAGAATTAAATATTAAAAATATTCACTTCGTACAAGACACATCACAATTTACTTCTTATACATTCAAACCTCAGTTAAAAACTTTAGGTCAAAGATATGGTAAGAAAGTAAATGAAATCAGAACTCTTCTAGCTGAAATAGATGGAAGCAAAGCTAAAAAACAACTTGATGAAACAGGAGTGTTATCACTTACTCTTTCTGATGGAGAAGTTGCAAATTTAGCTGTTGAAGATCTTCTAATTGAAAGTGGTCAGACTGAAGGATATATGCCTTTAGAAGATAGAGGAATTACAGTAGTTCTTGATACAAAACTTACTCCTGAGCTTATTGAAGAAGGATTTGTAAGAGAAATTATAAGTAAAATCCAATCAATGAGAAAAGAGGCAGACTTTAATGTTGTAGATCATATTGTTCTTTATGAAGAAGGAAACGATAAGATTAAAGATATTATTTCAAGAAATGCATATGCAATTAAAAATGATACTTTAACAGATGAAATTGTATTTGGTGCAGCTGAAGGATTTGTGCAAGAATTTAATGTAAACGGAGAAAAAGTTAAATTTGGTGTAAAAGTAAAATAA
- a CDS encoding Tex family protein produces the protein MNNLFEAVAKELKLKLTQVENTVKLLDEGATVPFISRYRKEVTGNLDENQIGDILKTVTYLRNLEKRKEEVTALIEEQGKLTEELRAAILKAEKLQEVEDLYLPYKKRRKTKADIAIEKGLEPLSQYIYLMKSEADLMKKAEEFITEEVTSAEEAVEGAKLIVAQGISEKAEYREKLREMLLKNGIIVSKNSKKAEELDVKKVYADYYEYSEPIKAIPSHRVLAVNRGEKEDILSVSLKVEDNIREKMDSILLGEFKNREALEFLKTITADAFERLIFPSIEREVRNILTEKSETEAIAVFKENLKNLLLQPPLKEKNVLGLDPGYRTGCKVAIVDKNGFYVTNDVFFLVEEMNTPKQLETAKNKILKYIKDYDIDIIAIGNGTASRETESFVAKTLKECTKDVKYIIVNEAGASVYSASKLANEEFPDLDVTVRGAISIGRRIQDPLGELVKIDPKSIGVGMYQHDVDQKQLDASLDEVIASVVNSVGINVNTASWALLEHVSGVKKNTAKSIVEYRRENGNFKNRKQLLKVKGVGAKAYEQMAGFLIIENGENIFDNTIIHPESYNIGEEILSTVGISMEEYRNNLSESREKLKKFNYNKFAEEKGYGKETVKDVYEALVRDRRDPRDELEKPLLKSDILKIENLKEGMELEGTVRNVVKFGAFVDIGLKNDALLHISEISDKYIDDPGKVLSVGQIIKVKIKDVDLKRERVGLTKKGM, from the coding sequence ATGAATAATCTTTTTGAAGCCGTAGCAAAAGAGTTAAAATTAAAATTAACTCAGGTAGAAAATACAGTAAAATTACTTGATGAAGGAGCAACAGTTCCTTTCATTTCAAGATATAGAAAAGAAGTAACAGGAAACCTTGATGAAAATCAGATTGGAGATATTCTAAAGACTGTAACATATTTAAGAAACCTTGAAAAGAGAAAAGAAGAAGTAACAGCTCTTATTGAAGAACAAGGAAAACTTACTGAGGAATTAAGAGCAGCTATTCTGAAAGCAGAAAAGCTTCAGGAAGTGGAAGATTTATATCTTCCTTATAAAAAGAGAAGAAAAACAAAGGCTGATATTGCTATTGAAAAAGGTCTTGAACCTTTATCACAATATATATATTTAATGAAATCTGAAGCAGATTTAATGAAAAAAGCAGAAGAATTTATAACAGAAGAAGTCACTTCAGCAGAAGAAGCTGTTGAGGGAGCAAAACTTATAGTAGCTCAAGGAATTTCTGAAAAAGCAGAATACAGAGAAAAATTAAGAGAAATGCTTCTTAAAAATGGAATTATAGTTTCCAAAAATAGTAAGAAAGCAGAAGAACTTGATGTTAAAAAAGTATATGCAGATTATTATGAATATTCAGAGCCTATAAAAGCAATTCCTTCTCATAGAGTTCTTGCTGTAAACAGAGGAGAAAAAGAAGATATTCTTTCAGTTTCTTTAAAAGTTGAAGATAATATAAGAGAAAAAATGGATAGTATTCTTCTTGGTGAATTTAAAAACAGAGAGGCTCTTGAATTTTTAAAAACAATAACAGCAGATGCTTTTGAAAGACTTATTTTTCCATCTATAGAAAGAGAAGTAAGAAATATTCTTACAGAAAAAAGTGAAACAGAGGCTATAGCTGTATTTAAAGAAAATCTTAAAAATCTTTTGTTACAGCCACCTTTAAAAGAAAAAAATGTTCTTGGACTTGATCCTGGATACAGAACAGGATGTAAAGTTGCTATAGTTGATAAGAATGGATTTTATGTGACAAATGATGTTTTCTTTCTTGTTGAAGAAATGAATACACCAAAACAACTTGAAACAGCAAAAAATAAAATTTTAAAATATATAAAAGATTATGATATAGATATTATTGCTATAGGAAATGGAACTGCTTCAAGAGAGACAGAAAGTTTTGTAGCAAAAACTCTTAAAGAATGTACAAAAGATGTAAAATATATAATAGTAAATGAAGCTGGGGCTTCTGTATATTCTGCTTCAAAGCTTGCTAACGAAGAATTTCCTGATCTTGATGTAACAGTAAGAGGAGCTATTTCAATAGGAAGAAGAATTCAAGATCCTTTAGGAGAACTTGTTAAAATAGATCCTAAATCAATAGGTGTAGGAATGTATCAGCATGATGTTGATCAGAAACAGCTTGATGCTTCTCTTGATGAAGTTATTGCTTCAGTTGTAAATAGTGTTGGTATAAATGTAAATACAGCTTCATGGGCACTTCTTGAACATGTTTCAGGAGTGAAGAAAAATACAGCTAAAAGTATTGTTGAATACAGAAGAGAAAATGGAAACTTTAAAAATAGAAAACAGCTTTTAAAAGTAAAAGGCGTAGGAGCAAAAGCTTATGAACAGATGGCAGGATTCTTAATTATAGAAAATGGGGAAAATATTTTTGATAATACAATAATCCACCCGGAATCTTATAACATAGGTGAAGAAATTCTTTCAACAGTAGGAATTTCAATGGAAGAATATAGAAATAATCTTTCAGAGAGCAGAGAGAAGTTAAAAAAATTTAATTACAATAAATTTGCTGAAGAAAAAGGTTATGGAAAAGAAACAGTTAAAGATGTTTATGAAGCTCTTGTAAGAGACAGAAGAGATCCTAGAGATGAACTTGAAAAACCTCTTTTAAAATCAGATATATTAAAAATTGAAAATCTTAAAGAGGGAATGGAACTTGAAGGAACAGTAAGAAATGTTGTAAAGTTCGGAGCATTTGTTGATATTGGACTTAAAAATGATGCTCTTCTTCATATTTCAGAAATTTCAGATAAATATATAGATGATCCTGGAAAGGTACTTTCAGTAGGTCAGATAATAAAAGTAAAAATAAAAGATGTTGATCTTAAGAGAGAAAGAGTTGGCTTAACAAAGAAAGGAATGTAA
- a CDS encoding ATP-binding protein translates to MRINRDSLLVKIIFYNNIAIVVTAIAVAFMTTFITFEDMESRLVATAREKVSLLDKAKTNYLSKVREDLYEVSRKDALDGSRTVGNYDIATQLLKSELLRRDFQTYYRIGLAVIDNTGKVIGKAGEKEVLDSEKCFKYSGISKGIEEGSYLVEIGGKIFAKVIIPYANNKADKEYLVAAVPLDLNFLQYMKNFIELGNNDKIFAVIGDRYVNGDFPAEDGKKFISSDSFNTLKRAKYRYFYKKSKIQNEAYYVAILSLRDYKNDYIGNFGIAVSRKELFRTKVIVSIFIAVIVLMLVGTCTTVFTRVLKKLLSPLRDITEAAERISLGDYETPIKFEGSGEIKTLAVSIKKMLGKLEENQKKLKVQNKKLKENLNKITTIEQLLLGIQIEDDVTVTVRKIMSAFTSEMGLGFSRCMFFRYSRERDVMMGECTQINAHIAEIKNDILKERKSGFDFQIKELKDVVPLIKIPFSEDNISSRALRTKDIIYYNDKGYKYDLGNDLFKSLGLKNFLIFPIYNVDYYSGVIICDYFTKDKEITEEDIELLRLLLMNISVKLKNKINEEDRIEVERNATISKISERFLNTRQAALNKLLDILEKTKNQENENIGDTIKELEEQIKKMKKSNKTLIEYSSQNRNKPERVNIEHLMAEVIEEFKSALKAEGKDKDIMISSFISYTGDVFGDNSRLKKAFIELLKNSYDAVMASKNLPRKINVIVIRDKHANKIKIDIKDNGVGMSEERIKTIQEPFVTYKSDAPGLGIPLAIRVIKDCRGVIKFNSQENVGTTIKITLNMFKENIKK, encoded by the coding sequence ATGAGAATAAACCGTGATTCTCTTCTTGTGAAAATAATTTTTTATAATAACATAGCGATAGTGGTAACAGCTATCGCTGTTGCCTTTATGACAACTTTTATTACTTTTGAAGATATGGAATCAAGGCTTGTTGCAACAGCAAGAGAGAAAGTTTCTTTACTTGATAAAGCTAAAACAAACTATCTTTCAAAGGTAAGAGAAGATTTATATGAAGTATCAAGAAAGGATGCCCTTGACGGTTCAAGAACAGTTGGAAATTATGACATAGCAACACAGCTTTTAAAAAGTGAGCTTTTAAGGCGTGATTTTCAAACTTATTACAGAATAGGCCTTGCTGTAATAGATAATACAGGAAAAGTAATAGGAAAAGCAGGAGAAAAAGAAGTTTTAGATTCTGAAAAATGCTTTAAGTATTCAGGAATTTCAAAAGGAATAGAAGAAGGAAGTTACCTTGTTGAAATAGGAGGAAAAATATTTGCCAAGGTAATCATACCTTATGCAAATAATAAAGCTGATAAAGAATATTTAGTTGCAGCAGTTCCTTTAGACCTTAATTTTCTTCAGTATATGAAAAACTTTATAGAACTTGGAAATAATGACAAAATATTTGCTGTTATTGGAGACAGATATGTAAATGGAGATTTTCCTGCTGAAGATGGGAAAAAATTTATTTCATCAGATAGTTTTAATACTCTTAAAAGAGCAAAGTACAGATATTTTTATAAGAAATCAAAAATACAGAATGAGGCATATTATGTTGCAATTTTATCTTTAAGAGATTATAAAAATGATTATATAGGAAATTTTGGAATTGCAGTTTCAAGAAAAGAACTGTTCAGAACAAAGGTAATAGTAAGTATATTTATTGCTGTAATTGTTCTTATGCTTGTAGGAACTTGTACGACAGTATTTACAAGAGTTCTTAAAAAACTTTTATCTCCTTTAAGAGATATAACAGAAGCAGCAGAGAGAATAAGTTTAGGAGACTATGAAACTCCTATTAAATTTGAGGGAAGCGGAGAGATAAAAACGCTGGCTGTTTCTATTAAGAAAATGCTAGGAAAGCTTGAAGAAAATCAGAAAAAACTGAAAGTTCAAAATAAAAAACTAAAAGAAAACTTAAATAAAATTACAACTATTGAGCAGCTTCTTCTTGGAATACAGATAGAAGATGATGTAACAGTAACAGTAAGAAAAATAATGTCTGCATTTACTTCTGAAATGGGACTGGGATTCAGTAGATGTATGTTTTTTAGATACAGTCGTGAAAGAGATGTAATGATGGGTGAATGCACTCAAATAAATGCTCATATAGCTGAAATAAAGAATGATATTTTAAAAGAAAGAAAGAGTGGATTTGATTTCCAGATAAAAGAGCTTAAAGATGTTGTACCTCTTATAAAAATTCCTTTTTCAGAAGACAATATATCAAGCAGAGCATTAAGAACAAAAGATATTATATATTATAATGACAAAGGATATAAGTACGATTTAGGAAATGACCTTTTCAAAAGTTTAGGATTAAAAAATTTCCTTATTTTTCCAATATATAATGTAGATTATTATTCAGGAGTAATTATTTGTGATTATTTTACTAAAGATAAAGAGATCACAGAAGAAGATATAGAACTTTTAAGACTTCTTCTTATGAATATATCAGTTAAGCTAAAAAATAAAATAAATGAAGAAGACAGAATAGAAGTTGAAAGAAATGCTACTATAAGTAAGATTTCAGAGAGATTTCTTAATACAAGACAGGCTGCTCTTAATAAACTTTTAGATATACTTGAAAAAACAAAAAATCAAGAGAATGAAAATATTGGTGATACAATAAAAGAACTTGAAGAACAAATTAAAAAGATGAAAAAAAGTAATAAAACTCTTATTGAATATTCAAGCCAAAATAGAAATAAACCTGAAAGAGTTAATATAGAACATCTGATGGCTGAAGTTATAGAAGAGTTTAAATCTGCTCTTAAAGCAGAGGGAAAAGATAAAGATATAATGATTTCATCGTTTATAAGTTATACAGGGGATGTGTTCGGAGATAACAGCCGTCTTAAAAAAGCTTTTATAGAACTTCTTAAGAACTCTTACGATGCTGTAATGGCTAGTAAAAATCTTCCTAGAAAGATAAATGTTATTGTAATAAGAGATAAACATGCAAATAAAATTAAGATTGATATAAAAGATAACGGTGTTGGAATGAGTGAAGAAAGAATTAAAACAATCCAGGAACCTTTTGTAACTTATAAGAGTGATGCTCCTGGACTTGGAATTCCTCTTGCTATAAGAGTAATAAAAGACTGCCGTGGAGTAATAAAATTTAATTCTCAGGAAAATGTGGGAACTACTATAAAAATTACATTAAATATGTTTAAAGAAAATATAAAAAAATAA
- the lspA gene encoding signal peptidase II, which produces MIFYLVITILLVLIDQIVKILVERHMFFGDTISIIDGFLHLTYVQNRGIAFGIFQGKVDIISIATVIAIIGIIVYFLKNVKKSNLFEKAAYVFIISGAVGNMIDRLTRGYVVDMIDFRGIWSFVFNIADVYINLGVILLLLDLLLKRRKD; this is translated from the coding sequence ATGATTTTTTACTTGGTAATAACAATATTGCTTGTTTTAATAGATCAAATTGTAAAAATTTTGGTTGAAAGACATATGTTTTTCGGAGATACAATTTCTATTATAGATGGCTTTCTTCATTTGACATATGTACAAAATAGAGGAATAGCCTTTGGAATATTTCAAGGGAAAGTTGATATAATAAGTATAGCAACAGTAATAGCAATAATCGGTATTATTGTCTATTTTTTAAAAAATGTAAAAAAATCCAATCTATTTGAAAAAGCAGCTTATGTATTTATAATTTCTGGTGCTGTAGGGAATATGATAGACAGACTTACAAGAGGTTATGTAGTAGATATGATTGATTTCAGAGGAATTTGGAGTTTTGTATTTAATATAGCAGATGTATATATAAACTTAGGAGTAATACTTTTACTTCTTGATTTACTGCTAAAAAGAAGGAAAGATTAG
- the glyQ gene encoding glycine--tRNA ligase subunit alpha, with amino-acid sequence MTFQEMIFTLQQYWGSKGCVLGNPYDVETGAGTFNPNTFLMSLGPEPWKTAYVEPSRRPKDGRYGENPNRVYQHHQFQVIMKPSPDNIQELYLESLRLLGIIPEEHDIRFVEDDWESPTLGAWGLGWEVWLDGMEITQFTYFQQVGGLELDIVPVEITYGLERIALYIQNKSNVYDLDWTENVKYGDMRYQYEYENSKYSFELADLDLYFKWFDEYEREAKNILEQGLVLPAYDFVLKCSHTFNVLDSRGAISTTERMAYILRVRDLAKRCAEIYVENRKNLGYPLLKK; translated from the coding sequence ATGACATTTCAAGAGATGATATTTACTCTTCAACAGTACTGGGGATCTAAAGGATGTGTACTGGGAAATCCTTATGATGTGGAAACAGGAGCAGGAACATTTAACCCTAACACATTTTTAATGTCTTTAGGACCAGAACCATGGAAAACTGCCTATGTAGAACCATCAAGAAGACCAAAAGATGGAAGATACGGGGAAAATCCTAACAGAGTGTATCAGCATCATCAGTTTCAGGTAATAATGAAACCATCACCTGATAATATTCAGGAACTTTACTTAGAAAGTTTAAGATTATTAGGTATTATACCAGAGGAACATGACATTCGTTTTGTTGAGGACGACTGGGAATCACCAACACTAGGAGCATGGGGACTTGGATGGGAAGTGTGGCTGGATGGAATGGAAATCACTCAGTTTACTTATTTCCAACAAGTTGGAGGTTTGGAACTTGACATAGTTCCTGTTGAAATCACTTACGGACTTGAAAGAATAGCTCTATATATTCAAAATAAATCTAATGTTTATGATTTAGACTGGACAGAAAATGTAAAATATGGAGATATGAGATATCAATATGAATATGAAAACTCAAAATATTCATTTGAACTTGCTGATTTAGATTTATATTTCAAATGGTTTGATGAGTATGAAAGAGAAGCTAAAAATATTTTGGAACAAGGATTAGTTCTTCCTGCATATGATTTTGTATTGAAATGTTCTCATACATTTAATGTTTTAGATTCAAGAGGTGCTATTTCTACAACAGAAAGAATGGCATATATTCTTAGAGTAAGAGATTTAGCAAAGAGATGTGCTGAAATTTATGTAGAAAATAGAAAAAATTTAGGTTATCCTTTATTAAAAAAATAA